Proteins encoded by one window of Bradyrhizobium sp. B097:
- a CDS encoding TerB family tellurite resistance protein has protein sequence MLDGLRQFIADIVSPDAQADRAFDDGDYRLAATALLVHVVSLDGEPTPAETRKLHSLIESRFQLDPGTADKLIASAMRVEGEAVDLYHFTSVIMRSVNEEGRLRIVEMMWELVYADGQVSEFEDNVVWRAADLLGISSRDRIDLKHRVAEKQAELPKGPWGTADAAI, from the coding sequence ATGCTCGACGGACTCCGCCAATTCATTGCCGATATCGTCTCCCCCGATGCCCAGGCTGACCGCGCCTTCGATGACGGCGACTACCGCCTGGCGGCGACCGCGCTATTGGTGCATGTCGTCTCGCTGGATGGTGAGCCAACGCCGGCCGAGACGCGCAAGCTGCACAGCCTGATCGAGAGCCGTTTCCAGCTCGATCCCGGCACCGCCGACAAGTTGATCGCCTCCGCCATGCGCGTTGAGGGCGAGGCCGTGGATCTCTATCACTTTACCAGTGTGATCATGCGCTCGGTGAATGAGGAGGGACGGCTGCGCATCGTCGAGATGATGTGGGAGCTGGTCTATGCCGACGGCCAGGTTAGCGAGTTCGAGGACAATGTGGTCTGGCGTGCTGCCGATCTGCTCGGCATTTCCTCGCGCGACCGCATCGATCTCAAGCACCGGGTCGCCGAGAAGCAGGCGGAGCTGCCAAAGGGCCCCTGGGGCACGGCAGACGCGGCAATCTGA
- a CDS encoding SDR family oxidoreductase: MTERVTLITGASAGIGTELARVFASNGHRVALVARRADRLKTLADELEAKGGAAPIVIACDLQQTDAGERIAQALTDAGVEVEYLVNNAGFGLFGLAIERDRAEQLNIINLNIRALTDLTLRFADQLIRNRGGILNLGSIAGFLPGPGMAVYYASKAYVLSFSEALRCELAPKGVRVTVVCPGPVPSEFQDRAGFAPGFDSAILNVAPAEVARQAYRGLMANKRAVLPGAFIKMVPFLLRLFPRSFILTAVGGFQLRKR; the protein is encoded by the coding sequence GTGACTGAGCGTGTGACGCTGATAACCGGGGCATCGGCGGGCATAGGCACCGAACTGGCGCGCGTGTTTGCATCGAATGGTCACCGCGTGGCGCTGGTGGCGCGGCGCGCCGATCGCCTGAAGACGCTTGCCGACGAGCTCGAGGCCAAGGGCGGCGCGGCGCCGATCGTGATTGCCTGCGATCTGCAGCAGACCGATGCCGGCGAGCGGATCGCGCAGGCCCTGACCGATGCCGGGGTCGAGGTCGAATATCTCGTCAATAATGCCGGCTTCGGCCTGTTCGGCCTCGCGATCGAGCGCGACCGCGCCGAGCAGCTCAATATCATCAACCTCAATATCCGCGCGCTGACCGACCTGACGCTGCGCTTTGCCGATCAGCTGATCCGCAACCGCGGCGGCATCCTCAATCTCGGCTCGATCGCCGGATTCCTGCCGGGCCCCGGCATGGCCGTGTACTATGCCAGCAAGGCCTATGTGCTCTCGTTCTCCGAGGCGTTGCGTTGTGAACTGGCACCGAAGGGCGTGCGCGTCACCGTGGTTTGCCCGGGTCCCGTGCCGTCCGAATTCCAGGACCGCGCCGGCTTTGCCCCCGGATTCGATTCCGCCATCCTCAACGTCGCGCCGGCCGAGGTCGCCCGCCAGGCCTATCGCGGCCTGATGGCCAACAAGCGCGCCGTGCTGCCCGGCGCCTTCATCAAAATGGTGCCGTTCCTGCTCCGGCTGTTTCCGCGCTCCTTCATCCTGACCGCGGTCGGCGGATTTCAGCTCCGCAAGCGCTAG
- a CDS encoding glutamine amidotransferase, which produces MLFRSDQSRVVVPFASRRPAAVTPADQASLRPVLVVLHQETSTPGRIGNALRALGYPLDIRRPRFGDALPDTLEAHAGAVIFGGPMSANDPDDYVRREIDWISVPLREQRPFLGICLGAQMLARQLGAKVAPHPQGRVEVGYYPVRPTEAGRALCPDWPARVYHWHGEGFQLPAGADLLAAGDDFPVQAFQFGNAFGLQFHPDVTYAMMHRWTTRGCARMDSPGAQPGHLHFAERAVHDAAERAWLKHFIDGWIARVPRPVMLQAAE; this is translated from the coding sequence ATGTTGTTCCGGTCTGACCAAAGCCGTGTCGTGGTGCCCTTCGCGAGCCGAAGGCCGGCCGCGGTCACGCCGGCGGACCAGGCGTCGCTGCGGCCGGTGCTGGTGGTCCTGCATCAGGAGACATCGACCCCCGGCCGGATCGGCAACGCCCTGCGCGCGCTGGGCTACCCGCTCGATATCCGCCGCCCGCGCTTCGGCGATGCGCTGCCCGACACGCTCGAGGCGCATGCCGGCGCGGTGATCTTCGGCGGTCCGATGAGCGCCAACGATCCCGACGACTATGTGCGACGCGAGATCGACTGGATTTCAGTGCCGCTGCGCGAGCAACGTCCGTTTCTCGGCATCTGCCTCGGTGCGCAAATGCTGGCGCGGCAACTCGGCGCCAAGGTCGCGCCGCATCCGCAAGGCCGCGTCGAGGTCGGTTATTACCCGGTGCGGCCGACCGAGGCCGGCCGCGCGTTGTGCCCGGACTGGCCGGCGCGGGTCTATCACTGGCATGGCGAGGGCTTTCAATTGCCCGCGGGTGCGGACCTGCTCGCGGCGGGCGATGATTTCCCGGTGCAGGCGTTCCAGTTCGGCAACGCCTTCGGTCTGCAATTTCATCCCGACGTGACCTACGCGATGATGCATCGCTGGACCACGCGCGGTTGCGCGCGGATGGATTCGCCGGGCGCGCAGCCGGGTCATCTGCACTTCGCCGAGCGCGCCGTGCACGATGCCGCCGAGCGCGCCTGGCTGAAGCATTTCATCGACGGCTGGATCGCGCGCGTGCCGCGGCCGGTGATGCTGCAGGCCGCGGAATAG
- a CDS encoding enoyl-CoA hydratase, with the protein MSYEHILYEVSDRIATITLNRPDRMNAWTAIMERDVRHAMETAANDDNVRVIVLTGAGRGFCAGADMEALKGIDPNEVRRGENIPFDMNRRADWQTRYAYYPAIKKPVIAMLNGATAGIGLVHALYCDLRFAADSAVFTTAFARRGLIAEHGISWMLPRIVGHANALDLLMSARRVSAAEALRIGLVNRLSAPEKLREETYAYARDLADFVSPSAIAVIKRQVYDVPFQSLAEATIDANREMLIALKGNDFREGVASFVEKRPPRFTGT; encoded by the coding sequence GTGAGCTACGAACACATCCTCTATGAGGTCAGCGACAGGATCGCGACCATCACGCTCAACCGCCCCGACCGCATGAATGCGTGGACCGCGATCATGGAGCGCGACGTGCGCCACGCGATGGAGACGGCGGCCAATGACGACAATGTTCGCGTCATCGTGCTGACCGGCGCGGGCCGCGGCTTCTGCGCCGGCGCCGACATGGAAGCGTTGAAGGGGATCGATCCGAACGAGGTCAGGCGCGGCGAGAACATTCCGTTCGATATGAACCGCCGTGCCGACTGGCAGACGCGCTACGCCTACTACCCCGCCATCAAGAAACCCGTGATCGCCATGCTCAACGGTGCCACCGCCGGCATCGGCCTGGTCCACGCGCTGTATTGCGACCTGCGCTTCGCGGCCGACAGCGCAGTGTTCACCACCGCCTTCGCGCGGCGCGGCCTGATCGCCGAGCACGGCATCAGCTGGATGCTGCCGCGCATCGTCGGTCACGCCAACGCGCTCGATCTGTTGATGTCGGCGCGGCGCGTGTCGGCTGCGGAGGCGCTGCGCATCGGCCTCGTCAACCGGCTCTCTGCGCCGGAGAAGCTGCGCGAGGAAACCTATGCCTATGCCCGCGATCTCGCCGATTTCGTCTCGCCGAGCGCGATCGCCGTCATCAAGCGCCAGGTCTACGACGTGCCGTTCCAGTCGCTCGCCGAAGCCACCATCGACGCCAACCGCGAAATGCTGATCGCGCTCAAGGGTAACGATTTCAGGGAAGGCGTCGCGAGTTTTGTCGAGAAGCGCCCGCCAAGGTTTACGGGGACGTGA
- a CDS encoding YggT family protein, whose product MRAVLDIVIIVLDLYVWLLIASAILSWLIAFNVVNTRNQFVSAVAEFLYRITEPVLRPIRNVMPNLGGLDISPIIVILIIMFIQRVIAYYIYPNVI is encoded by the coding sequence ATGCGCGCTGTTCTCGACATCGTCATCATCGTCCTCGACCTCTATGTCTGGCTCTTGATCGCCTCCGCCATCCTGTCCTGGCTGATCGCCTTCAATGTGGTCAACACGCGCAACCAGTTCGTCTCCGCGGTGGCCGAGTTCCTGTACCGGATCACCGAGCCGGTGCTGCGGCCGATTCGCAACGTGATGCCGAATCTGGGCGGGCTCGATATCTCGCCGATCATCGTGATCCTGATCATCATGTTCATCCAGCGGGTGATCGCCTATTACATCTACCCCAACGTGATCTGA
- a CDS encoding DUF167 domain-containing protein — MDPWRYSTGGISIALRVTPRGGRDDIDGIETLANGRSVVKVRVRAIAEGGEANRAVTELLAKALGVPKARVKLLSGATSRLKQVAVDGDPKGLGETLRKLTKQETRD; from the coding sequence ATGGATCCTTGGCGCTATTCCACCGGGGGCATCAGCATCGCGTTGCGCGTGACGCCGCGCGGCGGCCGCGACGACATCGACGGGATCGAGACGCTGGCCAACGGCCGCTCGGTGGTGAAGGTGCGGGTGCGCGCCATTGCCGAAGGCGGCGAGGCCAACCGTGCGGTGACCGAGCTGCTGGCCAAGGCGCTCGGCGTGCCCAAGGCCAGGGTGAAGCTGTTGTCCGGCGCCACCTCCCGGCTGAAGCAGGTGGCGGTCGACGGCGACCCGAAAGGGCTTGGCGAAACGCTGAGGAAGCTGACCAAGCAGGAAACAAGGGACTGA
- the folD gene encoding bifunctional methylenetetrahydrofolate dehydrogenase/methenyltetrahydrofolate cyclohydrolase FolD codes for MTARIIDGKAIAAELRARVADEVARVKRDHALTPGLAVVLVGHDPASEVYVRSKHTQTQAAGMASFEHKLPEDVSQADLLALIAQLNRDPKVHGILVQLPLPKSLHTETIINAIDPAKDVDGLHPNNAGRLAGGLAALSPCTPLGCIILTKSVHPSLEGMNAIVIGRSNLVGRPLVQLLLNENATVTIAHSRSRDLPKLCAQADLVYAAVGKPEMVRGDWLKPGATVIDVGINRIPVTGGKPKLVGDVAFQEALNVAGAITPVPGGVGQMTVACLLVNTLRAACAIAGLPTPAV; via the coding sequence ATGACTGCCCGCATCATCGACGGAAAAGCCATCGCCGCCGAACTTCGCGCCCGCGTCGCCGACGAGGTCGCCCGCGTCAAGCGCGACCATGCGCTCACGCCGGGGCTCGCCGTCGTGCTGGTCGGCCATGATCCGGCGAGCGAGGTCTACGTCCGCAGCAAGCACACCCAGACCCAGGCAGCCGGCATGGCCTCGTTCGAGCACAAGCTGCCGGAGGACGTGTCGCAGGCCGATCTCTTGGCGCTGATCGCACAGCTCAACCGCGATCCGAAGGTGCATGGCATCCTGGTGCAGCTGCCGCTGCCGAAATCGCTGCACACCGAGACCATCATCAATGCGATCGACCCGGCGAAGGACGTCGATGGCCTGCATCCGAACAATGCCGGCCGGCTCGCCGGCGGCCTTGCCGCGCTGTCGCCCTGCACGCCGCTCGGCTGCATCATCCTGACCAAGAGCGTGCACCCCTCGCTCGAGGGCATGAACGCGATCGTGATCGGCCGCTCCAATCTGGTCGGCCGTCCGCTGGTGCAATTGCTGCTGAACGAGAACGCGACGGTGACGATCGCGCATTCGCGCTCGCGCGATCTGCCGAAGCTCTGCGCCCAGGCCGATCTGGTCTATGCCGCGGTCGGCAAGCCCGAGATGGTGCGCGGCGACTGGCTGAAGCCGGGCGCGACCGTGATCGATGTCGGGATCAACCGCATTCCGGTTACCGGCGGCAAGCCGAAGCTGGTCGGCGATGTCGCATTCCAGGAAGCACTCAACGTCGCCGGCGCGATCACGCCGGTGCCTGGTGGCGTCGGGCAGATGACGGTGGCGTGCCTGTTGGTCAACACGCTGCGCGCCGCCTGCGCGATTGCCGGCCTGCCGACGCCGGCGGTGTGA
- the ppa gene encoding inorganic diphosphatase: protein MRIDAISIGKNPPHDVNVIIEVAVGGEPIKYEMDKEAGTLVVDRFLYTPMRYPGNYGFIPHTLSGDGDPCDVLIVNTRAIVPGAVMSVRVVGVLLMEDEAGGDEKIIAVPSSKLTQRYDKVHNYSDLPDITLQQIQHFFEHYKDLEKGKWVKVLRWGDADEARKLILEGIERAKKK from the coding sequence ATGCGTATCGACGCCATATCGATCGGAAAAAATCCGCCCCACGACGTCAACGTCATCATCGAGGTTGCCGTCGGCGGCGAGCCCATCAAGTACGAGATGGACAAGGAGGCCGGCACACTGGTGGTGGACCGTTTCCTCTACACGCCGATGCGCTACCCCGGCAATTACGGCTTCATCCCGCACACGCTGTCGGGCGACGGCGATCCCTGCGACGTGCTGATCGTCAACACCCGCGCGATCGTGCCGGGCGCCGTGATGAGCGTCCGCGTGGTCGGCGTGCTGCTGATGGAAGACGAGGCCGGCGGCGACGAGAAGATCATCGCAGTGCCGTCGTCGAAGCTGACCCAGCGCTACGACAAGGTGCACAACTACAGCGACCTGCCCGACATCACGCTGCAGCAGATCCAGCACTTCTTCGAGCACTACAAGGATCTCGAGAAGGGCAAGTGGGTGAAGGTGCTGCGCTGGGGCGACGCCGACGAAGCCCGCAAGCTGATCCTCGAAGGCATCGAGCGCGCGAAGAAGAAATAG
- a CDS encoding GNAT family N-acetyltransferase, with protein MSTTLIEVRPAKAADAASVASTHDEAWRSAYQGIIPGAELEKLINRRGPQWWDSAIRKGSRVSVLVFGDRIAGYANYGRNRARSLHFEGEIYELYLRPEFQGLGFGRRLFAAARRDLLQSGLKTMVIWALSDNEPATEFYRALGGRMVARSSERFGPKSLDKVAFAWSN; from the coding sequence ATGAGCACAACGCTAATCGAGGTCCGGCCGGCCAAAGCTGCAGACGCAGCCTCGGTGGCGTCTACCCATGACGAAGCCTGGCGCTCGGCGTATCAGGGAATCATCCCCGGCGCCGAACTCGAAAAGCTGATCAATCGCCGTGGCCCGCAGTGGTGGGACAGCGCCATCCGCAAGGGCAGCCGCGTCAGCGTGCTGGTGTTCGGCGACCGGATCGCGGGCTACGCCAATTACGGCCGCAACCGCGCCCGCAGCCTGCATTTCGAAGGCGAGATCTACGAGCTCTACCTGCGGCCGGAATTCCAGGGCCTCGGCTTCGGTCGGCGCCTGTTCGCCGCAGCCCGCCGCGACCTCCTGCAGAGCGGCCTGAAGACCATGGTGATCTGGGCGCTCTCCGACAACGAGCCGGCGACCGAGTTTTACCGCGCACTGGGCGGCCGCATGGTGGCGCGCTCCTCGGAGCGGTTCGGGCCGAAGTCGCTCGACAAGGTCGCTTTCGCCTGGAGCAACTGA
- a CDS encoding DUF2269 domain-containing protein, with the protein MTLYFLIKYLHVLGAIVILGTGTGIAFFMLAAHRTHDAAFIARTASTVVIADMIFTLSAVLLQPVSGGLLMMLSATSLTERWLLVSLALYALAGAFWVPVIFMQMEMRDLAQAAAEKGLPLPPRYDALFRRWFLFGIPGFGSVMIVLWLMIAKPF; encoded by the coding sequence ATGACGCTCTACTTCCTGATCAAATATCTGCATGTGCTCGGCGCCATCGTGATCCTCGGCACCGGGACCGGCATCGCCTTCTTCATGCTGGCGGCGCATCGCACGCATGATGCGGCCTTCATCGCGCGCACGGCGTCGACCGTCGTGATCGCGGACATGATCTTCACGCTGAGCGCCGTGCTGCTGCAGCCGGTGAGCGGCGGACTGCTCATGATGCTGTCGGCCACAAGCCTGACCGAACGCTGGCTGTTGGTTTCGCTGGCGCTCTACGCGCTGGCCGGCGCGTTCTGGGTTCCCGTCATCTTCATGCAGATGGAGATGCGCGACCTCGCGCAGGCGGCCGCCGAGAAAGGTCTTCCGCTGCCGCCGCGCTACGATGCGCTGTTTCGCCGTTGGTTCCTGTTCGGGATTCCCGGCTTCGGGTCGGTGATGATCGTCCTGTGGCTGATGATCGCGAAGCCATTTTAG
- a CDS encoding SDR family oxidoreductase, whose amino-acid sequence MSDDASHNILVIGASGLIGRTITDDLRARGFHVIGIARHFTPAQKMSAADLELPVMSMDAAALTQLLRAYEANIVVNCLGVLQDGPGSDTRAVHRDFVARLLQAVSDSHRAIRLVHISIPGTANEDRTAFSTTKREAERLIAASGIAYAILRPGFVIAPSAYGGSAMLRALAALPVDLPADEAATPFQPVAVEDIAATIAWLAARDVADEAVRSVTWDLMQPQPIVLGGVIAQFRWSFGTTKYVRLPTPSFLIDLGARLGDLTSRLGWMPPLRSNAIAELRRGVTGDPTAWMTATGIVPKTIAQAVGGRPATIQDKWFARLFLIKALIFASLVLFWVASGFIALVISYHAAAGMLSAHHFPPALIGPVTVLTSLMDMSIGVLIAFRRTAAFGLVAGIIASLGYMAGSAILTPDLWIEPLGALVKTGPAIVLMLVALLMLDNR is encoded by the coding sequence ATGAGTGACGACGCATCACACAACATCCTCGTGATCGGCGCGTCGGGATTGATCGGGCGCACCATCACCGACGATCTGAGGGCGCGCGGCTTTCATGTGATCGGGATCGCGCGGCATTTCACGCCTGCACAAAAGATGAGCGCGGCCGACCTCGAGCTTCCCGTGATGTCGATGGATGCCGCGGCGCTGACGCAACTGCTTCGCGCGTACGAGGCGAACATTGTCGTCAATTGCCTCGGCGTTTTGCAGGATGGTCCGGGCAGCGACACCCGCGCGGTGCATCGCGACTTCGTGGCGCGGCTGTTGCAGGCTGTCAGCGACAGCCACCGCGCCATCCGTCTCGTGCACATCTCGATTCCCGGCACCGCCAACGAGGATCGCACGGCCTTCAGCACCACCAAGCGCGAGGCCGAACGGCTGATCGCCGCGTCCGGCATCGCCTACGCGATCCTGCGCCCGGGCTTTGTCATCGCGCCATCGGCATATGGCGGCAGCGCCATGCTGCGCGCGCTGGCGGCGCTGCCGGTCGATTTGCCGGCCGACGAGGCCGCGACGCCGTTCCAGCCGGTTGCGGTCGAGGATATCGCGGCGACCATCGCATGGCTCGCGGCGCGCGATGTCGCCGATGAAGCGGTGCGATCGGTGACATGGGATCTGATGCAGCCGCAACCGATCGTGCTCGGCGGCGTCATCGCCCAGTTCCGCTGGTCGTTCGGCACAACGAAATATGTCCGCCTTCCGACGCCGTCGTTCCTGATCGATCTCGGCGCCCGTCTCGGCGATCTTACAAGCCGCCTCGGCTGGATGCCACCGCTGCGCTCCAATGCGATCGCCGAATTGCGCCGCGGCGTCACCGGCGATCCCACAGCCTGGATGACCGCGACCGGCATCGTGCCGAAGACCATCGCGCAAGCCGTCGGCGGCCGCCCGGCGACCATCCAGGACAAATGGTTCGCGCGGCTGTTCCTGATCAAGGCGCTGATCTTCGCAAGCCTCGTGCTGTTCTGGGTCGCGTCCGGCTTCATTGCGCTGGTCATCTCTTACCACGCCGCGGCCGGCATGCTGAGCGCGCATCATTTCCCGCCTGCCTTGATCGGACCGGTGACGGTCTTGACCAGCCTGATGGACATGAGCATCGGTGTGCTGATCGCCTTCCGCCGCACCGCGGCGTTCGGTCTTGTTGCAGGCATCATCGCCTCGCTCGGCTACATGGCCGGATCGGCGATCCTGACGCCCGATCTCTGGATCGAGCCGCTCGGCGCGCTGGTGAAGACCGGGCCTGCAATCGTGCTGATGCTGGTCGCGTTGCTGATGTTGGATAACCGATAG
- a CDS encoding thiol-disulfide oxidoreductase DCC family protein gives MSKWPDDDVILYDGVCIFCSRWVRFVIARDTTRRFRFTPIQSDYGTRLAKTFGIDPDDPDTNAVVHGGIAWMKSDAALTVLSHLPGWGWTRVLFKVPKPLRDAVYSLIARNRYKIFGKYETCFVPDADMRARVLE, from the coding sequence ATGAGCAAGTGGCCGGATGACGACGTGATCCTCTACGACGGCGTCTGCATCTTCTGCTCACGCTGGGTTCGCTTCGTCATCGCCCGCGACACAACGCGCCGCTTTCGCTTCACGCCGATCCAGTCCGACTACGGCACGCGGCTGGCAAAGACTTTCGGCATCGACCCCGACGATCCCGACACCAACGCCGTAGTCCATGGCGGCATCGCCTGGATGAAGTCGGACGCCGCACTGACGGTGCTGAGTCATCTGCCCGGCTGGGGATGGACCCGCGTGCTGTTTAAGGTCCCGAAGCCGCTGCGCGACGCGGTCTACAGCCTCATCGCGCGCAACCGCTACAAGATCTTCGGGAAGTACGAGACGTGTTTCGTGCCGGATGCCGACATGCGGGCGAGGGTGTTGGAATAG
- a CDS encoding NAD(P)/FAD-dependent oxidoreductase — MSSLPSTVDVAVIGAGAAGLGAAHALKGTGLSSIVLEARDRLGGRAHTIQAAPDVVFDVGCGWLHSADQNSFVGIAQQLGFELNKDLPPWRERAYGKAFPQADRDAFMLALDQFYDRIEQAAHGGMDASADRYLEPGNRWNPMIDAISTYVNGCELDQLSILDFDAYEDSNVNWRVKRGYGALVAAYGEQVSVALNCEVRLIDHSGKRLRIETSRGTLEADKVIVTVPTNLIGDEAIRFSPALPDKLDAARSLPLGLADKVTLALAEPEALPKEGNLRGATMRTEMGTYHIRPFGQPCIEGFFGGRFARELEDAGDGAIAAHSIDEIVSFLGNDFRRKLKPLSESRWAHDRFARGSYSHALPGHADKRAVLAAPVDGRLFFAGEATSPHFFSTAHGARDSGERAAREVVAELTRK; from the coding sequence ATGAGTTCCCTTCCCTCCACGGTCGATGTTGCCGTCATCGGCGCCGGCGCTGCGGGCCTCGGCGCCGCGCATGCGCTGAAGGGCACCGGCCTTTCCAGCATCGTTCTGGAAGCCCGCGACCGCCTCGGCGGCCGCGCGCATACGATCCAGGCCGCGCCTGACGTGGTGTTCGACGTCGGCTGCGGCTGGCTGCACTCGGCCGACCAGAACAGCTTCGTCGGCATCGCCCAGCAGCTCGGCTTCGAGCTCAACAAGGACCTGCCGCCGTGGCGCGAGCGCGCATATGGCAAGGCATTCCCGCAGGCTGACCGCGACGCGTTCATGCTTGCGCTCGACCAGTTCTACGATCGCATCGAGCAGGCCGCGCACGGCGGCATGGACGCATCCGCCGATCGCTATCTCGAGCCCGGCAACCGCTGGAACCCGATGATCGATGCGATCTCGACCTATGTGAACGGCTGCGAGCTCGACCAGCTCTCGATCCTCGACTTCGACGCCTATGAGGACAGCAACGTCAATTGGCGCGTCAAGCGCGGCTATGGCGCGCTGGTCGCGGCCTATGGCGAACAAGTATCGGTCGCGCTGAACTGCGAGGTCCGGCTGATCGATCACTCCGGCAAGCGCCTGCGCATCGAGACATCGCGCGGCACACTGGAGGCGGACAAGGTGATCGTCACCGTGCCGACCAATCTGATCGGCGACGAGGCGATCCGCTTTTCGCCGGCGTTGCCCGACAAGCTCGATGCCGCGCGCAGCCTGCCGCTCGGCCTTGCCGACAAGGTGACGCTGGCACTCGCCGAGCCCGAGGCGCTGCCCAAGGAAGGCAACCTGCGCGGCGCCACCATGCGCACCGAGATGGGCACCTATCACATCCGCCCGTTCGGCCAGCCCTGCATCGAAGGCTTCTTCGGCGGACGTTTTGCGCGAGAGCTCGAAGATGCCGGCGACGGCGCGATCGCCGCCCACAGCATCGACGAGATCGTTTCCTTTCTCGGCAACGATTTCCGTCGCAAGCTGAAGCCGCTCAGCGAATCCCGCTGGGCGCACGACCGGTTCGCCCGCGGCTCCTACTCGCACGCTCTGCCCGGTCACGCCGACAAGCGCGCCGTGCTGGCCGCACCGGTCGACGGCCGGCTGTTCTTCGCCGGCGAAGCCACCTCGCCGCATTTCTTCTCGACTGCGCATGGCGCGCGGGACAGCGGGGAGAGGGCGGCGAGGGAAGTGGTGGCTGAGTTGACGCGCAAATAG